The genomic window TATGAACCGGGTATTTGTTACGTACCATGCTTTAAGGATATAGTCCATAGTGCATATAAAATTTTGCGCACCATGGACACAAAAAAAGAAAGTATGTACATCAATCTTCGTCTTTAACAGAGCCGGCACCTGGAAGGAAATTACCCCTTCCTCGTCTTCCCACAATATCACCATCCCAAATAATCTCCCCGCGGGAAATGGTATATTCAGGGAATATGCCTTCCATTCCTTCATACGGTGTCCATCCTGCTTTACTGTGCAACATGTCTGAATTAATAGATTTGACATTCCCTGGATCCATGACTATTAAATCAGCGTCATAGCCTTCAGCAAAAACACCTTTTCCATGGTTGTCAAGTCCAAAAATTCTTGCCGGATTGCTACTTGTGACTTCAATGAGGCGCTTGAGGGGGAAAAGATTTCTTTTAGCTCCCACCATCATAAGGGGCATAAGGGTTTCCACTCCCGGTACACCCGAAGGAGCGCTCTTAATGTCCCCCTCCTTCTCCGACTCCCTGTGAGGAGCATGGTCCGAAGCTACAACGTCCACAGTACCATCATTTATTCCATTAATAAGTGCTTTCACACTTTGTCGGTTCCTCAGCGGAGGATTCATTTTACCGAAAGTACCAAGCCTTTCCCAATCATGGTCTGATAGGAAAAGATGATGGGGAGCTACCTCAAAGCTTAAATGACGCGAAACATCCTCTTTTTCAAGAATATATTTTTCCCTTTTTAGCTGACCAAAAGCTTCCAGTGTACTGATGTGACAAAAATGAGTATTTACGGATGTCAAACCGGACAATTCAAGTGCATTCTTAACTGCCATTGCCTCACATTGATTGGAGCGAATTCTGGAATGGGATTGAGGAGTGAAATCTTTCTTGAGTAAATTTTCATTATCGCATTTGATATTTTCATCCTCAGCATGGATACAGGCCAATGCTCCAAGCTGCTGGATTGTTTCAAGAGCCTCTTTTAGCAATTCTGAATCCAATCCCAAACCGGCAGTTGATTCTGCCATGAAAATTTCTCCAAAAGACGTAACGCCCAGTTCCCAGAGAGTTTCCAGTTTTTCAATATTCTTCCCCACACCACCATTAATTCCAAAATCAATGATGGATTTACGATTTGCCAGTTTGAATTTTTCCCTGAAAGATTTTCTGTCAAGAACCGGCGGCAATGTATTTGGGTGTTCCACAACTGTCCCGATACCACCTGCAGCAGCTGCACAGCTTCCTGAGTACCAATCTTCTTTGTGAGTCATACCGGGCTCCCGGAAATGCACATGTACATCGATGCCTGCTGGAATAGTAAGTCCCCCGTGTGCATCAATATGCCTGTCTGCATCCTCGCCCTTCAGATTTTTGGCAATTTTTTTTATTTTACCCTCATCTATAAGCACTTCGCCGGGTTGCAACTGATTTTTATAAAAAACTTTAGTGTTCTTAATTAATATATCATTCATACTCTTCCCTTCGACTAGTTATTGGTAGGTATGCATATTATTTTTCCCATTTTACATCTTCCGACCATATGTAAATAATGATTTAAATTTTATATATAGATATTTGGGACAAAGTATATATTAATGAAAAACATTACTTATTTTGGTGGAGGAAGTGATAGACAATATGAAATGCATTGAGAAAAATGAAAGGGGACTTAAAACCCAAAAAGGTAATCCGAATATTTCTCATACTATATATAGGGGAAGAATCAACGGAAACCTTGACAACGAAGAAATGGACCTTTACAGATTCCTCATAGGTGGAATCGAAGGAAAATGAGTGCTAAAACAATACCTCATGTTGTGCCAGGCAACGTACGCTGCTATTTTTGTAGCTCAGACCTTGAGAACAGACGCCTGGGAAATATGTCCATATACTTTTGCAACAATTGCAATCACATAATACCAAAAAAGATTGAATATTACTGAATGTTCAATTACTTTTTAGATTTTATAAATAAAGAGTGATTAAAAACTCTAATATCAACTATATAGACATATATATTATATGATGGTAAATATTTATAAATGGCTAATTCACTTGTTTTAAAAAGAAACTTAACTTACATTAGAGGGTTAGTATGATAAAATCACACAGGACATTAATAATTATACTTATTTTATTGTTGGCATTGTTTGCTGCAGGATGCCTTGGCGAGAGTGACAACACACAGGAAGAGAAGGCAAATGAAACAATAACAGAAGATATTAAAATCGAAAATATTAACGTAGAAGGATCCACGACGGTCTTCCCTCTTGCACAGGCAGCTGCTGAAATATATATGGAAAATCATCCTGAGAAGTCAATAAATGTTATTAGCGGAGGATCAACCACGGGTATTAAAGCCCTGATAGATGATAAGGTAGATATTGCAATGGCTTCCAGGAAAATGAAGGATTCCGAAAGAGAAGCAGCAGAAGCAAATGGAATTGATCCTGTGGAACACGTAATTGCATGGGACGGACTTACAGTAGTTGTAAACCCTGCAAACCCCGTAGACCAGCTTACCTACGACCAGATAAAGGGAATCTATGACGGTTCCATCAGCAACTGGGCAGATGTAGGCGGAGAAGATAAAGAAATAATAATACAGAACCGTGACCCAAGTTCCGGAACCTATGGCTATTTCAAGGAAGAACTATTAGGAGAAGAAGAATTCCGCCCGGATTTAGTATCCCGGGGCTCAAATGGAGCCATTGTCCAGGCAGTCACACAGGAAGATGCAGCAATTGGATACATAGGATTTGCATACCTTGATGACAGTGTGAAGGCCGTAGATATCGATGCCGGGTATGGAATGGTTGAGCCTACTTCCGAAAACATCCTTGCTGGTGACTATCCACTTGCCAGACCTCTTCACTTCTACACAGACGGACAGCCTACCGGCCTTGCAGCAGACTTCATAGAATATATACTGAGCGAGGAAGGCACAATAATTATAAATGATGTGGGGTACTTCCCCACATAAATCTCCTAAACAAAGCCTGCTGATAACCCTCTATTCTTTTTTAAGCATCTTGACATTACATACACAATATCTCTATATAGACTATATGTTAAAATATAGTATAGTATAGAATATTGCGACAAAGACTATAAGTATGGTATCCATTACTTTTTTCCGAGGCTTAAGCCTTCAAATGGAAAAGGATAATGTAACTATGGTAGAAAGGTCAAAAATACTTTCAATAGCACTTACTTTAATAATGGTACTGGCGTTATTCACCGCCGGCTGTGTCAGCAATGACGAGGAACCAGCAGAAAGCCCTGATGAAGGACCTTCAAATGGTGCTGAAGAAGCAGAAGAAATCAATGTAAAAGGTTCAACAACTGTGCTCCCCCTAGCACAGGCAGCAGCTGAAACCTACATGGAAAATCACCCCGAACAGTCCATCAGTATCAGTGGTGGCGGCTCCGGTACAGGTATCGCAGCCCTGATCGATGGAGATGTCCACATTGCAATGGCTTCCAGGCAGATCAAAGATTCCGAAATCGAAGAAGCAGAAGCAAACGGAATTAATCCTGTAGAACACGTAATTGCATGGGACGGACTCACAGTAGTTGTAAACCCGGAAAACCCCGTAGACCAGCTTACCTACGATCAGATAAAGGGAATCTATGACGGTTCTATCAGCAACTGGGCAGATGTCGGTGGCCCTGACAAAGAAATCGTAGTAATTAACCGTGACAGCAGTTCCGGTACCTATGGTTACTTCCAGGAAGAAGTTCTCGGTGAAGACAACGAGTTCCGTGAAGATGCAATCGCACAGAGCTCAAATGGTGCTGTAGTACAGGCAGTTTCACAGAACGATGCAGCAATAGGATACATCGGTTTTGCTTATCTCAATGACAATGTAAAAGGTGTAGATGTCGACAAGGGTAGTGGAATGGTAGAACCTACCGCTGAGAACATCCTTGCAGGCGACTATCCACTTGCCAGACCACTTCACTTCTACACAGACGGACAGCCTACCGGCCTTGCTGCAGACTTCACAGAATTTATACTGAGCGAGGAAGGCACAGAGATCGTCTACGATGTAGGATACTTCCCTGTTGAATCCACTTCTGAAACTGCAGAAGCAGAAGAAATCAATGTAAAAGGCTCAACAACCGTACTCCCCCTAGCACAGGCAGCAGCTGAAACCTACATGGACAATCATCCTGAGGCTTCAATCAGTATCAGTGGTGGCGGCTCCGGTACAGGTATCGCAGCCCTGATCGATGGTGATGTTGACATTGCAATGGCTTCCAGACAGATCAAGGACTCCGAAACCGAAGAAGCAGAAGCAAACGGAATTAATCCTGTAGAACACGTAATTGCATGGGACGGACTCACAGTAGTTGTAAACCCTGCAAACTCCGTAGACCAGCTGACCTACGACCAGATAAAGGGAATCTATGACGGTTCCATCAGCAACTGGGCAGATGTAGGCGGAGAAGATAAAGAAATCGTAGTTATTAACCGTGACAGCAGCTCCGGTACCTATGGTTACTTCCAGGAAGAAGTCCTCGGTGAAGACAATGAATTCCGCCCGGACGCACTTGCACAGAGTTCAAACGGTGCAGTGGTACAGGCAGTTTCACAGAACGATGCAGCAATCGGATACATCGGTTTTGCTTATCTCAATGAAAACGTAAAGGGTGTAGATGTCAACAAGGGAGACGGAATGGTTGCACCAACTTCCGAAAACATCCTTGCAGGCGACTATCCACTTGCCAGACCACTTCACTTCTACACAGACGGACAGCCTACAGGACTTGCTGCAGACTTCACAGAATTTATACTGAGCGAGGAAGGTACAGAGATCGTCTACGAAGTAGGATACTTCCCTGTTGAGTAAATGATTTGAAGCATGAACCCTTAGAGGTGAGCGATGTTTCACAGAAGACTTAAAGAGAAGGGCATTGAGAGTGGCCTGTTCTTAGCAGCGGCAACAACTGTCGTTGTCCTTCTCTTCATTTGTATTTTTCTTTTTAGAGATGGATACCTATTATTCGAAACAAGTTCTTTTACTGGTTTCATAACCGGTAGTTCATGGTACACCGCTTCAACACCACCACGTTTTGGAATACTACCCCTTTTATTCGGCTCATTTCTGGTCACAGCAGGCGCAATAGCCATAGCTGTACCTCTGGGTGTTGCTGCAGCAATATATATTTCAGAGTTGTCAAGCCCAAAAATCGCTGACTTACTGAAACCATTCATTGAAATTCTTGCAGGCATACCATCCGTTGTATACGGTTTCTTTGGTCTGGTAGTCCTGGTACCCCTTGTAAAAGAAATTTTTGATATACCCACAGGCCAAACAGCCCTTACAGGTTCTATAATGCTTGCAATGATGGCACTCCCCACAATAATTTCAATTTCCGAAGATTCCATTAATGCGGTACCACAGGCACTTAAAGAAGGTTCATTAGCCCTGGGGAGTACACAATGGCAGACAATTTATAAAGTAACGTTGCCGGCTGCCCTTTCCGGAATATCCGCCGCAGTGATATTGGGAGTAGGCAGAGCAATTGGTGAAACAATGACAGTATTGATGGTAACAGGTAATATGGCCATAATACCTGGATTCCCTGAAGGATTTATTGATCCTGTCAGGACAATGACAGCAACTATTGCACTTGAAATGGGAGAAGTGCCCAAAGGCAGCCCGCATTTCCATGCATTGTTTGCAGTTGGTTCTGTATTGTTTATTACGACTTTCATAATAAATATAGTTGCAGATAGGATAAAGAGAAAATATAAACTAAAGGAGGGGCTCTGATTGGATTCAAGAACTACTGAAAAAATAGCCTTTGGTTTCCTCAGAGCATGTATATGGGTTGTTATTGCATTTGTGGCAATCCTTATACTGTACATTGTAATACAGGGATACAGCATAATGAGCTGGGAGTTCCTGACAGAGATGCCCAAAAATCGAATGACTGAAGGTGGCATTTATCCCGCTTTGATGGGGACAGCATATCTTGTAGGCATATCTATGGCGGTAGCAATTCCCCTTGGCGTTCTTTCAGCTATCTACCTAAATGAATATGCAAAGGAAAGCCGTTCAACATGGATTATTGAAATGGCAATCAACAATCTTGCTGGGACCCCTTCCGTAGTATTCGGATTGTTTGGATTGGCATTATTTGTCAAATATTTAGCATTTAAGCCCTCAATTATCTCGGCATCCCTTACCCTTTCCCTCTTGATATTGCCAGTTGTAATCAGAGCAAGTAAAGAAGCCTTGATAACCGTTCCACAGGAACACCGGGAAGCTTCCCTTGCCCTTGGTGTAACAAAATGGAAAACCATAAGCAATATAGTATTGCCAGCATCATTACCAGGAATAGTAACCGGAATCATCCTGAGTATTGGCAGGGTTGCAGGTGAAACCGCCCCGATATTGTTCACAGGTGCAGCTTTCTTCTTGCCACGTCTGCCGGAGTCTGTATTTTCACAATTCATGGCTTTGCCATACCACCTTTTCATACTGGCGACCTCCGGTCTCAACCCAATGGAAACCAGACCCATACAGTATGGAACTGCTCTTGTATTACTGATATTGGTACTGCTCATAAACAGCATAGCAATTGTTATCAGAAAACATTACAGGAAGAAACTTAACAGATAATTTATCGAGGATAAGAGATGAGTGGAACTAATGATTTCGCAGCCATAGAGGTTGAGGACCTCAACCTCTGGTACGGGTCTAACCAGGCCCTTAAAGACATAAATATGTCAATCCCCAGCAAAAGTGTAACCGCCCTTATCGGTCCTTCCGGATGTGGGAAATCCACATTCATTCGTTGCATAAACAGGATGAATGATCTTATTAAAGTATGTCATATCGAAGGCAAGATTAAAATCGACAATAAAAACATCTACGATGAAGATGTGGATGTAGTTGAACTCAGAAAGAAGATAGGCATGGTTTTCCAGAAACCAAACCCATTCCCCATGTCAATTTTCGATAATATTGCCTATGGCCCAAAAATCCACAAAGTACCCAAAAAAGACATAAAGGGAATTGTTGATAAAACCCTGCAGGATTCAGCTCTTTATGGAGAAGTATCTGACAGGCTGGATTCATCAGCCCTAGACCTCAGTGGAGGACAGCAGCAAAGACTCTGTATTGCAAGGACCATGGCTGTAGAACCGGAAATCATACTTTTTGATGAACCATGCAGTGCTCTTGACCCCATATCTACAAATAAGATAGAGGACCTAATTCTTGAATTGAAGAAAGATTACACAATTGTAATTGTTACCCATAATATGCAACAGGCAGCCAGAATATCTGACTATACTGCATTTTTCCTTCTGGGAGAAGTAATCGAATTCGGTGAAACCAATCAGATATTTGAAAACCCGAAGGAAAAACGTACTGAAGATTACATCACGGGTAGATTCGGGTGATTAAATGGTTCGCGAAAAATACTTTGCTGAACTTGAAGAACTTAAAAATACCGTCTCAGACATGAGTTCTGTAACCCTTGAAATGTTCCAAAAATCTATAAAGGCACTTGCGAATGCTGATAAGGAACTTGCAGAGGAAATCATTGAGATGGACGAAATTGTAAATGACTTTGAGATGAAGGTTGAAAACCGTGCTACAAGTTTGTTGGCATTACAACAACCAATTGCAAGCGACCTACGCCTGATAACAGCTTCTTATCATATAGCCATCGATCTTGAAAGAATGAGTGATCTGGCAGTTGATGTAGCAAAAAGAATCAAAAAAATGAATGCAAAGAAAGTCCTTTCAATTTCTGAATGTAAGCCTATTGTATCCACATGTGAGGAAATGATAGAGCAGTCCATTAAAGCCTATGCAGAATCTGATGTTGAGATGGCAAAGAAGATTGCTTCAAAAGATGAAATCGTCGATAAGAATGTTTATGCGGGCTGGGAAGACCTTGTCCAGATGATGATAGACAACACTACCATCATAGAAAATGCAGTAGACATGATGTTTGTTCTCAGGTATCTGGAACGTATTGCAGATCATACATGCAACATATGTGAAAGTATTGTATACATTGCAACTGCTAAAAGGGTCGATCTGAACTGATCGATCCTTTATTTTTTCATTGTTCATACTATTTTCAATTCGTAAAATTAATATGCTGAAGGTCTCTTCTATGACCCCTGACTAACGAGAAATAGAGGCTTTCAACGTGACCCAAGAACTTTTTGACCTGAATATAGGATATATCAATTTCAAAAATCCAGTCGCCATCGCTCCAATGGCGGGCATTACAGACAGCTCATTTGTAAACAGTTATGGCAAAAGTGCCGCACTTGTGATAATGGGCGGATACAACCTTGATGAGAAAACCAATGCTGCAGCATGTGAACTCATAGAAAGAGGTAGAAAAGAATTCATATCACAGGAACCGATCGAGCATATCACAAAAGAGCTAAATGCCGTTGATTTCGATGGGACAGTGGGGATAAACCTGCGCAGCAGTGAACTTAAACCCTTACTTGAAGTGGCAGGAATCATCAGGGACGCTGGTGCAATAATGGAACTGGATGCACACTGCCGCCAACCTGAAATGAAAGAAGCAGGAGTTGGAGAGGCCCTGATGGAAGACCTCCCACGCCTCACAGAATGGATAAGGCAGATAAAAGAAACTGGTGTCGTGCTTTCAATCAAGATCAGGGCAAATGTTGTTGATGATACACAACTTGCAAAAGCAATTGAAAGTGCAGGTGCAGATATCATCCATGTAGATGCCATGAAAGAAGGTGCAGGTGCCGACCTTGACGCCATCCGCCGCATCAGGGATGTAACACGTATATTCCTGATAGGAAATAATTCGGTACAGAGCTTTGATGATGCAAAAGAGATGTTTTCCAGAGGTGCAGATATGGTATCTGTGGGAAGACAGGCAATGGATTCCCCACAACTTGTAGACTCCCTTGTAGATGCTGTTTCTGAATTTCAGGAAATTACCGGTTGGTATAATGCTCCAAAACATATTTGCAGGGGACAGGGCGATATGCGAGGACTGACTTTCTGTTGCCTCCCCGTCAAACCCTGTGCTGTACAAAATAAGGCCAAGCAACTGGGTTTCAGTCCCCGGGAATTTGCAAACCTGAAAATGGAATTTGTAAAAGGTACGCTCCTTGAATACGGTGACAGTACCTGCTTTGGCAGTCTTGCATGGTGTTGTAAGATCACAAAACCCTGTTTCATGAGAGACGGTGTGCTGGATCTTATAGACCTCTCCCCACAGGAGTACATGAAACTCAAAAAACAAATGGCTGACTACATACTCGACCACAGTAAAGAAAAATAAACGGTGGGATATGAACTCCTGTTACAAGATACAGCCCTCCGAAGTTGCCCGCAGTGCCCAGCTTGCAATGATATTGGAAGTGTCGGCATCACCCAAACCCGGAAATATTGACAGGACGCATGATTATATCGATACCCGGTATGAACATTTCCTTGCATCTGCTACAGGTGTTTATCCGGTATTTGAAAGGGCTGCTTCTGGAAAAGAAAATATAGGGGAATTGCTTAAAGAAGCTGTTTTTGAAAGTAACAAATGGCAAAAAGGAGGAAACACACATTTCGGTGCTTTTTTACTCCTCCTGCCCCTAGCAAAATCTGCAGGTCAGCTGATTCAGGAAAATGAAAAGTTTGATATGAAAAAAATCGTTGAGAGAGCCCACCGGCTAGTTAAACACACAGATGTCGAGGACTCGATTAACTTCTATCAGGCTTTTGGAAAAGCAAATGTCTGCGTACAGGATATAGAGGATCTTGATCTCAATGATTCGGATTCCATCACAAACTTAAGGAAAAATCAAACCAGCCTTTTCGAATTGATGGAAATATCCGAAAACTACGACATGATAGCTAAAGAGTGGACCCATGGTTTTGAACTGTGCAGCTGGTGCAGCGAACAAATCACTGACCTTATGGAAAGAGGGATTCGTACAGACATAAATTGCTCCATTGTTTACACTTTCCTCAAGTTATTGTCGAAAAATCCCGATACATTCATACAGACTAAATTCAACCGGGAAACTGCAGTTGAGGTTTCAGAAAAGGCAACCAATATAGTTACACAGATAGAAACATCGGGGTATGAAGCATCACTTCCTTCAATAATTGAGTTTGATGAAGAGTTACTCAAAAAGAAAATAAATCCCGGTTCAACTGCAGATATAATTATTGGGGGGCTTTTCCTTTCAATCATTGGAGGCATGCGGTTTTGATGGAAGTTTCAGAACTTGACAAATACGGTATATGCGATGGAATTTCCGAGATCATATTGACATCCGGCATGAAAAATCCCAATGCTGCTCCAATTGGCCTGATTCGCAAAGATAACAGAGTCTTCATAAGACTTTATAGAGGATCGACAACTTATGAAAATGTGAAACAGGATGAAGTTTTTGCTGCCAATGTGACCTGTGACCCTTTACTTTTTATAAAGTCGACTTTTTCCAATCTCGAAGATGAGGATTTCAAGTATCATCCCCTGAATTCAAAAAGCATACCACTGCTAAAAAATTCAGCAACCAGTGTTATTTTCATATGCGATGAAATAAAACATACAAAACAGGCCATGACAGCAGAAATCATCCCAATGGGTGCAGTGGCTAATGATTATCTACCAAGGGCCATTAACCGGGGCCTTACAGCAGTTATAGAAGCAGCTGTCCACGCTACTCGTTATAAATTAACAGGAAATAATGAATTTCTCGACTTGATTGACCGGTGTCTGGAAACCACCTACAAATGTGGAGGACAAAGGGAAAAAGATGCCGCTGAAATCCTCTTAAATGAAATTGATGAAATTAAGAAACATGTAGATGGGGGCAAAGATACTGAATAATTTCATGGAAATTGCCATTGAACAAGCAC from Methanohalophilus halophilus includes these protein-coding regions:
- a CDS encoding DUF447 domain-containing protein — its product is MEVSELDKYGICDGISEIILTSGMKNPNAAPIGLIRKDNRVFIRLYRGSTTYENVKQDEVFAANVTCDPLLFIKSTFSNLEDEDFKYHPLNSKSIPLLKNSATSVIFICDEIKHTKQAMTAEIIPMGAVANDYLPRAINRGLTAVIEAAVHATRYKLTGNNEFLDLIDRCLETTYKCGGQREKDAAEILLNEIDEIKKHVDGGKDTE
- the phoU gene encoding phosphate signaling complex protein PhoU → MVREKYFAELEELKNTVSDMSSVTLEMFQKSIKALANADKELAEEIIEMDEIVNDFEMKVENRATSLLALQQPIASDLRLITASYHIAIDLERMSDLAVDVAKRIKKMNAKKVLSISECKPIVSTCEEMIEQSIKAYAESDVEMAKKIASKDEIVDKNVYAGWEDLVQMMIDNTTIIENAVDMMFVLRYLERIADHTCNICESIVYIATAKRVDLN
- a CDS encoding PstS family phosphate ABC transporter substrate-binding protein, coding for MEKDNVTMVERSKILSIALTLIMVLALFTAGCVSNDEEPAESPDEGPSNGAEEAEEINVKGSTTVLPLAQAAAETYMENHPEQSISISGGGSGTGIAALIDGDVHIAMASRQIKDSEIEEAEANGINPVEHVIAWDGLTVVVNPENPVDQLTYDQIKGIYDGSISNWADVGGPDKEIVVINRDSSSGTYGYFQEEVLGEDNEFREDAIAQSSNGAVVQAVSQNDAAIGYIGFAYLNDNVKGVDVDKGSGMVEPTAENILAGDYPLARPLHFYTDGQPTGLAADFTEFILSEEGTEIVYDVGYFPVESTSETAEAEEINVKGSTTVLPLAQAAAETYMDNHPEASISISGGGSGTGIAALIDGDVDIAMASRQIKDSETEEAEANGINPVEHVIAWDGLTVVVNPANSVDQLTYDQIKGIYDGSISNWADVGGEDKEIVVINRDSSSGTYGYFQEEVLGEDNEFRPDALAQSSNGAVVQAVSQNDAAIGYIGFAYLNENVKGVDVNKGDGMVAPTSENILAGDYPLARPLHFYTDGQPTGLAADFTEFILSEEGTEIVYEVGYFPVE
- a CDS encoding methanogenesis marker 9 domain-containing protein, encoding MTQELFDLNIGYINFKNPVAIAPMAGITDSSFVNSYGKSAALVIMGGYNLDEKTNAAACELIERGRKEFISQEPIEHITKELNAVDFDGTVGINLRSSELKPLLEVAGIIRDAGAIMELDAHCRQPEMKEAGVGEALMEDLPRLTEWIRQIKETGVVLSIKIRANVVDDTQLAKAIESAGADIIHVDAMKEGAGADLDAIRRIRDVTRIFLIGNNSVQSFDDAKEMFSRGADMVSVGRQAMDSPQLVDSLVDAVSEFQEITGWYNAPKHICRGQGDMRGLTFCCLPVKPCAVQNKAKQLGFSPREFANLKMEFVKGTLLEYGDSTCFGSLAWCCKITKPCFMRDGVLDLIDLSPQEYMKLKKQMADYILDHSKEK
- a CDS encoding PstS family phosphate ABC transporter substrate-binding protein, with the translated sequence MIKSHRTLIIILILLLALFAAGCLGESDNTQEEKANETITEDIKIENINVEGSTTVFPLAQAAAEIYMENHPEKSINVISGGSTTGIKALIDDKVDIAMASRKMKDSEREAAEANGIDPVEHVIAWDGLTVVVNPANPVDQLTYDQIKGIYDGSISNWADVGGEDKEIIIQNRDPSSGTYGYFKEELLGEEEFRPDLVSRGSNGAIVQAVTQEDAAIGYIGFAYLDDSVKAVDIDAGYGMVEPTSENILAGDYPLARPLHFYTDGQPTGLAADFIEYILSEEGTIIINDVGYFPT
- the pstB gene encoding phosphate ABC transporter ATP-binding protein PstB → MSGTNDFAAIEVEDLNLWYGSNQALKDINMSIPSKSVTALIGPSGCGKSTFIRCINRMNDLIKVCHIEGKIKIDNKNIYDEDVDVVELRKKIGMVFQKPNPFPMSIFDNIAYGPKIHKVPKKDIKGIVDKTLQDSALYGEVSDRLDSSALDLSGGQQQRLCIARTMAVEPEIILFDEPCSALDPISTNKIEDLILELKKDYTIVIVTHNMQQAARISDYTAFFLLGEVIEFGETNQIFENPKEKRTEDYITGRFG
- the pstC gene encoding phosphate ABC transporter permease subunit PstC; translation: MFHRRLKEKGIESGLFLAAATTVVVLLFICIFLFRDGYLLFETSSFTGFITGSSWYTASTPPRFGILPLLFGSFLVTAGAIAIAVPLGVAAAIYISELSSPKIADLLKPFIEILAGIPSVVYGFFGLVVLVPLVKEIFDIPTGQTALTGSIMLAMMALPTIISISEDSINAVPQALKEGSLALGSTQWQTIYKVTLPAALSGISAAVILGVGRAIGETMTVLMVTGNMAIIPGFPEGFIDPVRTMTATIALEMGEVPKGSPHFHALFAVGSVLFITTFIINIVADRIKRKYKLKEGL
- a CDS encoding dihydroorotase, whose protein sequence is MNDILIKNTKVFYKNQLQPGEVLIDEGKIKKIAKNLKGEDADRHIDAHGGLTIPAGIDVHVHFREPGMTHKEDWYSGSCAAAAGGIGTVVEHPNTLPPVLDRKSFREKFKLANRKSIIDFGINGGVGKNIEKLETLWELGVTSFGEIFMAESTAGLGLDSELLKEALETIQQLGALACIHAEDENIKCDNENLLKKDFTPQSHSRIRSNQCEAMAVKNALELSGLTSVNTHFCHISTLEAFGQLKREKYILEKEDVSRHLSFEVAPHHLFLSDHDWERLGTFGKMNPPLRNRQSVKALINGINDGTVDVVASDHAPHRESEKEGDIKSAPSGVPGVETLMPLMMVGAKRNLFPLKRLIEVTSSNPARIFGLDNHGKGVFAEGYDADLIVMDPGNVKSINSDMLHSKAGWTPYEGMEGIFPEYTISRGEIIWDGDIVGRRGRGNFLPGAGSVKDED
- a CDS encoding triphosphoribosyl-dephospho-CoA synthase — encoded protein: MNSCYKIQPSEVARSAQLAMILEVSASPKPGNIDRTHDYIDTRYEHFLASATGVYPVFERAASGKENIGELLKEAVFESNKWQKGGNTHFGAFLLLLPLAKSAGQLIQENEKFDMKKIVERAHRLVKHTDVEDSINFYQAFGKANVCVQDIEDLDLNDSDSITNLRKNQTSLFELMEISENYDMIAKEWTHGFELCSWCSEQITDLMERGIRTDINCSIVYTFLKLLSKNPDTFIQTKFNRETAVEVSEKATNIVTQIETSGYEASLPSIIEFDEELLKKKINPGSTADIIIGGLFLSIIGGMRF
- the pstA gene encoding phosphate ABC transporter permease PstA, with the translated sequence MDSRTTEKIAFGFLRACIWVVIAFVAILILYIVIQGYSIMSWEFLTEMPKNRMTEGGIYPALMGTAYLVGISMAVAIPLGVLSAIYLNEYAKESRSTWIIEMAINNLAGTPSVVFGLFGLALFVKYLAFKPSIISASLTLSLLILPVVIRASKEALITVPQEHREASLALGVTKWKTISNIVLPASLPGIVTGIILSIGRVAGETAPILFTGAAFFLPRLPESVFSQFMALPYHLFILATSGLNPMETRPIQYGTALVLLILVLLINSIAIVIRKHYRKKLNR